Proteins encoded by one window of Clostridium bornimense:
- a CDS encoding polyribonucleotide nucleotidyltransferase — translation MNHILETEIAGRKMKVEFGKIGMLSNAATMVSYGDTVIMVNANASEEPRDGIDFFPLSIEYEERFYSVGKIPGGFIKREGRPSERSILNARAIDRPIRPLFPKGYRNDVQVVCTVLSVEQDNAPNILAMNAASLTLCLSSIPFTTPVGTVSVGLIDGKFILNPNAEERKESILDLTVCATRERVMMIEAGGDEIDEETMISAIDYGFKEAQKIIDFQEEAMQKFGKEKDVPKLYKVEENLEKEVVDFSFDMLKEAMYITDRDERNAKLEEVKAKIAEEFNEKYPDNIADIGEVVYNTQKKIVRHMMLVDKRRPDGRNFDEIRKISCEVGLLPRTHGTGLFNRGLTQVMTVATLGAIGDVQVIDGLGEEESKRYMHHYNFPAYSVGEVRPLRGSGRREIGHGALAEKALAPLIPSEEEFPYTIRLVSEVLSSNGSTSQASVCGSTLALLDAGVPIKRPAAGIAMGLITNEDLTEEEVLTDIQGIEDFFGDMDFKVAGTEKGITSIQVDTKIAGLSPYVIRTAITDARKARLFILDKIKECIPEPRKELSEYAPRTLTMNIDPEKIRDVIGPGGKVINKIIADTGVKIDIKEDGKVFITSPEAEGANKAYKMIDDLTRDVEVGEIYLGKVIKITTFGAFVEILPGKEGLVHISKLDVNRVNKVEDVVSVDDEILVKVTEIDSQGRINLSRKDALSDSDNEKNQDDN, via the coding sequence ATGAATCACATATTAGAAACTGAAATCGCAGGAAGAAAGATGAAAGTTGAATTTGGAAAAATTGGTATGCTTTCTAATGCTGCAACAATGGTTAGTTACGGTGACACTGTGATTATGGTAAATGCTAATGCATCAGAGGAACCAAGAGACGGAATCGACTTTTTCCCATTATCTATAGAATATGAAGAAAGATTTTATTCAGTAGGTAAGATACCGGGTGGATTTATAAAAAGAGAAGGAAGACCTTCAGAAAGATCTATATTAAATGCTAGAGCTATTGATAGACCTATAAGACCATTATTTCCAAAAGGATATAGAAATGATGTTCAAGTGGTATGTACAGTTTTATCAGTAGAACAAGATAATGCACCTAACATATTAGCAATGAATGCTGCTTCACTTACATTATGTTTATCAAGCATACCTTTTACTACACCAGTAGGTACAGTATCAGTAGGGTTAATAGATGGAAAATTTATTTTAAATCCTAATGCTGAAGAAAGAAAAGAAAGTATTCTTGATTTAACAGTATGCGCTACTAGAGAGAGAGTTATGATGATAGAAGCTGGCGGAGATGAAATTGATGAGGAAACTATGATCAGCGCTATCGATTATGGATTTAAAGAAGCACAAAAAATAATTGATTTCCAAGAAGAAGCTATGCAAAAGTTTGGAAAAGAAAAAGATGTTCCAAAGCTGTATAAAGTTGAAGAAAATCTTGAAAAAGAAGTAGTAGATTTTTCTTTTGATATGCTTAAAGAAGCAATGTACATAACAGATAGAGATGAAAGAAATGCTAAGCTAGAGGAAGTTAAAGCTAAAATAGCTGAAGAGTTTAATGAAAAATATCCAGATAATATAGCTGATATTGGGGAAGTAGTTTATAACACTCAAAAGAAAATAGTACGTCATATGATGCTTGTAGATAAAAGAAGACCAGATGGAAGAAATTTTGATGAAATAAGAAAAATTTCTTGTGAAGTAGGATTACTACCTAGAACTCATGGAACAGGATTATTTAATAGAGGATTAACTCAAGTTATGACAGTGGCAACATTAGGTGCTATTGGAGATGTTCAAGTTATTGATGGACTTGGTGAAGAAGAATCTAAGAGATATATGCATCATTATAATTTCCCTGCATATTCAGTTGGTGAAGTTAGACCACTTAGAGGATCAGGAAGAAGAGAAATAGGTCATGGAGCATTAGCGGAAAAAGCATTAGCACCATTAATACCTAGTGAAGAAGAATTCCCATATACTATAAGATTAGTTTCAGAAGTATTAAGTTCAAATGGATCAACTTCTCAAGCTTCAGTTTGTGGTAGTACATTAGCATTATTGGATGCTGGAGTTCCTATTAAGAGACCTGCAGCGGGAATTGCAATGGGGCTTATTACAAATGAAGATTTAACAGAGGAAGAAGTTTTAACTGATATTCAAGGTATTGAAGATTTCTTTGGAGATATGGATTTTAAAGTTGCTGGTACTGAAAAAGGTATTACATCAATTCAAGTTGATACTAAGATTGCTGGATTATCACCATATGTAATAAGAACAGCTATTACTGATGCAAGAAAAGCTAGACTGTTTATATTAGATAAAATTAAAGAATGTATACCAGAACCACGTAAAGAACTTTCAGAGTATGCACCTAGAACGCTTACTATGAATATAGATCCTGAAAAAATAAGAGATGTAATAGGGCCTGGTGGAAAAGTTATCAATAAAATTATTGCAGATACTGGTGTAAAAATAGATATTAAAGAAGATGGAAAGGTATTTATTACTTCACCGGAAGCAGAAGGAGCTAATAAAGCCTATAAGATGATTGATGACTTAACTAGGGATGTAGAAGTTGGTGAAATATACTTAGGTAAAGTTATAAAAATCACTACTTTTGGTGCTTTTGTAGAGATATTACCTGGAAAAGAAGGATTAGTGCATATTTCTAAGTTAGACGTAAATAGAGTAAATAAGGTAGAAGATGTTGTTTCTGTAGATGATGAAATATTAGTTAAAGTAACAGAAATAGATAGTCAAGGAAGAATAAATCTTTCAAGAAAAGATGCACTTTCAGATTCAGATAATGAAAAGAATCAAGATGATAATTAG
- the rpsO gene encoding 30S ribosomal protein S15, whose product MDKARKEEIIKAYGKHEGDTGCPEVQIALLTERINHLNDHLKTHKKDHHSRRGLLKMVGQRRGLLNYLMEVDIERYRTIIKALNLRK is encoded by the coding sequence ATGGATAAAGCAAGAAAAGAAGAGATAATAAAAGCTTACGGAAAACATGAAGGAGACACTGGATGTCCAGAAGTTCAAATAGCTTTATTAACTGAAAGAATAAACCACTTAAATGATCATTTAAAAACTCATAAGAAAGATCATCACTCAAGAAGAGGTCTTTTAAAGATGGTTGGTCAAAGAAGAGGTTTATTAAACTACTTAATGGAAGTTGATATCGAAAGATATAGAACTATCATCAAGGCTTTAAACTTAAGAAAGTAA
- a CDS encoding bifunctional riboflavin kinase/FAD synthetase: MKVMYDNFYQYLREPTFIALGSFDGIHRGHKKIINTLKKLSNQYHVKSMVYTFKNHPRDIIKEKNDTKKIMTLESKISMLDELGIDIVNFATFDKDYMKILPEDFIKKLIEHYDMKGIVVGFNNRFGYKNIGDTNLLKQLGSKYGFEVIVVDGVTYNDEVISSTLIRNKLYNGEVEEIVNYLERPYSIEGVVVEGKKIGRTIGFPTANITINEEKIIPKGGVYYTKVKVCEKFYKGITNIGYNPTVNGNNLTVETHILDFDRDIYGEKITVYFFKRIRSEKKFNSIDELKERLKLDYKFAEKEVIY, translated from the coding sequence ATGAAGGTTATGTATGATAACTTTTATCAGTATCTTAGAGAACCTACATTTATAGCGCTAGGTAGTTTTGATGGTATACATAGAGGACATAAAAAAATTATAAATACTCTAAAAAAACTTAGTAATCAGTATCATGTGAAATCTATGGTATATACTTTTAAGAATCATCCTAGGGATATAATTAAAGAAAAAAATGATACTAAAAAAATTATGACATTAGAAAGTAAAATTTCTATGTTAGATGAATTAGGAATCGACATAGTAAATTTTGCAACCTTTGATAAAGATTATATGAAAATTCTTCCAGAAGATTTTATAAAAAAATTGATAGAACATTATGATATGAAAGGTATTGTAGTAGGTTTTAATAATAGATTTGGATATAAGAATATTGGTGATACTAATTTGTTAAAGCAACTAGGTAGTAAGTATGGTTTTGAGGTTATAGTAGTAGATGGAGTTACATATAATGATGAGGTTATATCATCTACATTAATACGAAACAAACTATATAATGGAGAAGTAGAAGAAATTGTTAATTATTTAGAAAGACCGTATTCTATTGAAGGTGTCGTAGTTGAAGGAAAGAAAATAGGTAGAACAATAGGGTTTCCTACTGCCAATATAACTATTAATGAAGAAAAAATTATACCTAAAGGTGGAGTATATTATACTAAGGTAAAAGTATGTGAAAAATTTTATAAAGGTATAACTAATATAGGGTATAATCCAACGGTAAATGGTAATAATTTAACTGTAGAAACGCATATTCTCGATTTTGATAGAGATATATATGGTGAAAAAATAACAGTATACTTCTTTAAGAGGATAAGAAGTGAAAAGAAATTTAATTCTATAGATGAATTAAAAGAGAGATTAAAATTAGACTATAAATTTGCAGAAAAAGAAGTAATATACTGA
- the truB gene encoding tRNA pseudouridine(55) synthase TruB — MNGVINVYKESGMTSFDVVRKIKKIAATGKVGHTGTLDPMATGVLPICIGKATKLVDYIMGDYKVYRAEMKLGLKSDTLDSEGKILSEKPVSCNEEQIRKEFEKFIGEIVQVPPMYSALKVNGKRLYELAREGKEVHRDGRTITIYNIDIESIEIPYVRFKVKCSKGTYIRTLIDDIGEGLGTGAIMTSLERVESGEAFNISNSYTLGEIENSIEDKIISIEDSLKKYPEKRFTKEAKKLLVNGVKIGNPRLIGNVKEGILYRVYVEDLFIGLGLKDSIGFKIEKLFL, encoded by the coding sequence ATAAACGGTGTAATAAATGTATATAAAGAGTCAGGAATGACTTCGTTTGATGTAGTAAGAAAAATAAAGAAAATAGCTGCAACAGGTAAGGTTGGGCATACTGGAACATTAGATCCAATGGCAACAGGAGTACTTCCTATTTGTATTGGTAAAGCAACTAAATTAGTAGATTATATAATGGGTGATTATAAAGTTTATAGAGCTGAAATGAAGTTAGGATTAAAAAGTGATACTCTAGATAGTGAAGGAAAGATTTTATCTGAGAAACCTGTAAGTTGCAATGAAGAGCAAATAAGAAAAGAATTTGAAAAATTTATAGGAGAAATAGTTCAAGTTCCACCAATGTATTCTGCTCTCAAAGTAAATGGAAAAAGACTTTATGAATTAGCAAGAGAAGGAAAAGAAGTTCATAGAGATGGGAGAACTATTACTATATATAATATTGATATAGAAAGTATTGAAATCCCATATGTTAGATTTAAAGTTAAATGTTCAAAAGGAACATATATTAGAACATTAATCGATGATATAGGAGAAGGTTTAGGAACAGGAGCTATAATGACAAGTTTAGAAAGAGTTGAAAGTGGAGAAGCTTTTAATATTTCTAATTCATATACTCTTGGAGAAATTGAAAATTCAATTGAAGATAAAATCATATCAATAGAGGATTCACTGAAGAAATATCCTGAAAAAAGATTCACCAAGGAAGCTAAGAAGCTTCTTGTTAATGGAGTTAAGATAGGAAATCCAAGATTAATCGGAAATGTAAAAGAAGGAATATTATATAGAGTCTATGTAGAAGATTTATTTATAGGGTTAGGATTAAAGGATTCAATAGGATTCAAGATAGAGAAACTTTTTCTCTAA
- a CDS encoding DHH family phosphoesterase — MNKIIEKINESSKIALSFHTSPDGDSLGSSLAFLQGLRTLGKEVYIVCKEDMPKTFKFLPYSDEITSTCDVVKDGTDILIVLDCGNLERVNTNSKLSERNYTLINIDHHMSNDLYGDLNYVDTKSSSMGEIVFMILEAMNIEVTKDMAKCMYTSLLTDTGSFRHSNTTSRTHNIAGKLLDTGIDFSEIHRQIFDNKEFNRVKFMGRAIESLKLTLDGKVGIIKITDKDFEDFAIEDKDTSDIVNIGMKIGSVDVMILLKEGEEGTKVSLRSKNIVDVRKVAENFGGGGHVRASGARIMKSIDESEELLLKIIEKELKI; from the coding sequence ATGAATAAAATCATAGAAAAAATAAATGAAAGCTCAAAAATTGCTTTGAGCTTTCACACATCTCCAGATGGTGACTCATTAGGGTCATCACTGGCTTTTTTACAAGGGTTAAGAACTCTTGGGAAAGAAGTATATATAGTATGTAAAGAAGATATGCCAAAAACATTTAAATTTCTACCATATTCTGATGAGATAACTAGCACTTGTGATGTTGTTAAAGATGGTACTGATATTTTAATAGTTTTAGATTGTGGCAATTTAGAAAGAGTAAATACAAATTCAAAATTAAGTGAAAGAAATTATACTTTAATTAACATAGATCATCATATGTCAAATGATTTATATGGTGACTTAAATTACGTAGATACTAAATCTTCTAGTATGGGGGAGATAGTATTTATGATTCTTGAAGCTATGAATATAGAAGTAACTAAAGATATGGCGAAATGTATGTATACATCACTTCTTACTGATACTGGTTCTTTTAGACATTCCAATACTACTAGTCGTACTCATAATATAGCAGGAAAATTATTAGATACAGGTATAGATTTTTCAGAAATCCATAGACAAATATTTGATAATAAAGAATTTAATAGAGTTAAATTTATGGGCAGGGCTATAGAATCATTAAAATTAACTTTAGATGGAAAAGTCGGAATTATAAAAATAACAGATAAAGATTTTGAAGACTTTGCTATCGAAGATAAAGATACATCAGATATTGTTAATATTGGAATGAAGATAGGGTCAGTAGATGTAATGATTCTTCTTAAAGAAGGAGAAGAAGGAACAAAAGTATCCCTTAGATCAAAGAATATAGTAGATGTTAGAAAAGTTGCAGAAAATTTTGGCGGTGGCGGACATGTAAGAGCATCAGGGGCAAGAATAATGAAATCTATAGATGAATCTGAAGAACTGTTACTAAAGATTATAGAAAAAGAGTTAAAGATATGA
- the rbfA gene encoding 30S ribosome-binding factor RbfA: MANYRGGRINEEIKKEISNIIMNKMWDPRLKDVMISVTAVEVTKDLKYAKVFVSIFGSEEKTIEALKVIKKSAGFIRKEVSSAVKLRNTPELIFELDNSINRALHIDSLLSKIKEKENHE; the protein is encoded by the coding sequence ATGGCAAATTATAGAGGTGGAAGAATCAACGAAGAGATAAAAAAAGAAATTTCTAATATTATAATGAATAAAATGTGGGACCCAAGACTTAAAGATGTAATGATATCAGTTACTGCAGTTGAAGTGACTAAGGATCTTAAGTATGCGAAAGTTTTCGTATCTATTTTTGGGTCAGAAGAAAAGACAATTGAAGCATTAAAAGTTATAAAAAAATCTGCTGGATTTATAAGAAAAGAAGTAAGCTCAGCAGTTAAACTTAGAAATACTCCGGAACTTATTTTTGAATTAGATAACTCAATTAATAGAGCACTGCATATTGATTCGTTACTTTCAAAAATAAAGGAGAAAGAAAATCATGAATAA
- the infB gene encoding translation initiation factor IF-2: protein MSKVRIYELAKELNVQSKELIELLASEFGIEVKNHMSAIEDEEAELIKDLIEEEKNKEKEKRESLVDEYEEMLNDSIKVKKNRNKNKNREESVSDEQENSSGEVVIEMEDTITVKELSEMLKMPSIEVIKELMFMGVMAAINAEIDIATVEKLAEKLADRLTVLVVRKEEKVIEKDTMDEEDEADLVKRPPVVTVMGHVDHGKTSLLDAIRSAKVTEGEAGGITQHIGAYMAEVNGEMVTFLDTPGHEAFTAMRARGAQVTDIVVLVVAADDGIMPQTKEAINHCKAANVPIVVAINKIDKPGANIDRVKQELAEEGVLVEDWGGDVASVPVSAKTRQGLDDLLEMILLTSEMLEAKANPNREAKGTVIEAKLDKGRGAVASLLVQNGTLHVGDSILVGNTYGRIRAMFDHKGKNVKEAGPSVPVEILGLSEVPVSGDKFEVVKDEKTARNMAEERKEAAKSAYLNTNKVSLEDLYSQIQEGKVKELSIIVKADVQGSVQALSQSLEKLSTDAVKVRVIHGAVGAISETDVTLAAASNAIIIGFNVRPDSNAVAIAEKEKVDMETYRIIYDAIDDVKAAMIGMLEPEYKEVVLGTAEVRQTYKISSVGTVAGCYVTSGKVVRNESVRVVRDGIVIFDGALSSLKRFKDDAKEVAQNYECGLTIEKFNDIKEGDIIEAYTMEEIKPSSL, encoded by the coding sequence TTGTCAAAAGTAAGAATATATGAATTAGCAAAAGAATTAAATGTTCAAAGTAAAGAACTGATAGAATTATTAGCCAGTGAGTTTGGTATTGAAGTTAAAAATCATATGAGTGCTATTGAAGATGAAGAAGCAGAACTTATAAAGGATTTAATTGAAGAAGAAAAAAATAAAGAGAAAGAAAAAAGGGAAAGTTTAGTTGATGAATATGAAGAAATGCTAAACGATTCTATAAAAGTTAAAAAGAACAGAAATAAAAACAAAAATAGAGAAGAATCTGTATCAGATGAACAAGAAAATAGTAGTGGTGAAGTTGTAATAGAGATGGAAGATACTATTACAGTAAAAGAATTATCAGAAATGTTAAAGATGCCATCTATAGAAGTAATAAAAGAACTTATGTTTATGGGAGTTATGGCTGCTATAAATGCAGAGATTGATATTGCAACTGTAGAAAAATTAGCAGAAAAGCTAGCAGATAGATTAACTGTTTTAGTAGTTAGAAAAGAAGAAAAAGTAATAGAAAAAGATACTATGGATGAGGAAGATGAAGCAGATCTTGTTAAGAGACCTCCAGTAGTTACTGTAATGGGTCACGTTGACCATGGTAAAACATCTCTTTTAGATGCTATAAGAAGTGCTAAAGTAACAGAAGGAGAAGCTGGTGGAATAACTCAACATATTGGTGCATATATGGCAGAAGTTAATGGGGAAATGGTTACATTCCTTGATACACCAGGACATGAAGCATTTACTGCTATGAGAGCTAGAGGAGCACAAGTTACAGATATAGTAGTACTTGTTGTTGCAGCAGATGATGGTATAATGCCACAAACAAAAGAAGCTATAAATCACTGTAAGGCTGCAAATGTTCCAATAGTAGTAGCTATTAATAAGATTGATAAACCAGGTGCTAATATTGATAGAGTAAAACAAGAATTAGCAGAAGAAGGTGTTTTAGTAGAAGATTGGGGTGGAGATGTTGCATCAGTACCAGTATCAGCTAAAACAAGACAAGGGCTAGATGACTTACTTGAAATGATTCTTTTAACTTCTGAAATGTTAGAAGCAAAAGCTAATCCTAATAGAGAAGCAAAAGGTACAGTAATAGAAGCTAAGTTGGATAAAGGAAGAGGTGCAGTAGCATCATTACTAGTTCAAAATGGTACATTACATGTTGGAGATTCAATTTTAGTAGGAAATACTTATGGTAGAATAAGAGCAATGTTTGATCATAAGGGTAAAAATGTTAAAGAAGCAGGTCCTTCAGTACCAGTTGAAATTTTAGGTCTTTCAGAAGTTCCAGTATCAGGGGATAAATTTGAAGTAGTTAAAGATGAGAAGACTGCTAGAAATATGGCTGAAGAAAGAAAAGAAGCAGCTAAGAGTGCTTACCTAAATACTAATAAAGTATCTCTTGAAGATTTATACAGCCAAATTCAAGAAGGTAAAGTTAAGGAATTATCAATTATTGTTAAAGCTGATGTACAAGGATCAGTTCAAGCACTTAGTCAATCTTTAGAGAAGTTATCTACTGATGCTGTTAAGGTAAGAGTTATTCACGGTGCAGTTGGTGCTATAAGTGAAACAGATGTAACATTAGCAGCTGCATCAAATGCAATAATAATAGGATTTAATGTAAGACCAGATAGCAATGCTGTTGCAATAGCTGAAAAAGAAAAAGTTGATATGGAAACATACAGAATTATTTATGATGCTATTGATGATGTTAAAGCAGCTATGATTGGTATGTTAGAGCCTGAATACAAAGAAGTAGTTCTTGGAACTGCAGAAGTAAGACAGACATATAAAATATCTTCAGTGGGAACTGTAGCTGGATGTTATGTAACTAGTGGTAAGGTTGTTAGAAATGAATCTGTAAGAGTAGTAAGAGATGGAATAGTAATCTTTGATGGAGCTTTATCATCACTTAAGAGATTTAAAGATGATGCTAAAGAAGTTGCACAAAACTATGAGTGCGGATTAACTATAGAAAAGTTCAATGATATAAAAGAAGGAGATATTATTGAAGCCTATACAATGGAAGAAATAAAACCTTCTTCACTATAG
- a CDS encoding ribosomal L7Ae/L30e/S12e/Gadd45 family protein gives MQNKFIQFLGIAKRSGNVCEGYNKTEEFIKLKKLSLVIMSKESSDNTKKKFKVYCEKFKVPIIEDYSKEELGAILGREEINIIGILDKKIGDRLLELNIEESN, from the coding sequence ATGCAGAATAAATTTATACAATTTCTTGGTATAGCAAAGAGATCAGGAAATGTATGTGAAGGATATAATAAGACAGAGGAATTTATTAAACTAAAGAAATTATCTTTAGTAATTATGTCTAAAGAATCATCAGATAATACAAAGAAAAAGTTCAAGGTATATTGTGAAAAATTTAAAGTGCCTATTATCGAAGATTATAGCAAAGAAGAGCTAGGAGCTATTTTAGGAAGAGAAGAAATAAATATTATAGGTATCTTAGACAAGAAGATAGGCGATAGACTTTTAGAACTGAATATAGAAGAAAGTAATTAA
- the rnpM gene encoding RNase P modulator RnpM — protein MKVKKIPKRMCTGCMEMKPKKELIRVVRNKEGEVSIDLVGKKPGRGAYICNDAECLEKAIKSKRLERNLETKFTDDIYEALKKEIIDAE, from the coding sequence ATGAAAGTTAAAAAAATACCTAAAAGAATGTGCACTGGTTGTATGGAAATGAAACCTAAAAAAGAACTTATTAGAGTAGTAAGAAATAAAGAAGGTGAAGTTTCTATAGATTTAGTTGGTAAAAAACCAGGAAGAGGGGCATATATATGCAATGATGCAGAGTGTCTTGAGAAGGCTATTAAGTCTAAAAGATTAGAGAGAAATCTAGAAACTAAATTTACAGATGATATATATGAGGCATTAAAGAAGGAGATAATCGATGCAGAATAA
- the nusA gene encoding transcription termination factor NusA: MNAEFIEALKEIAKSKEISEDFIFTTLEDALIAAYKKNYSSKNGEGNQNVVIEINRETGENHIYARKNIVEYVENDVCEISLEDAKQIDPRYEIGEVVNIEVTPKDFGRVAAQSARQVVIQRIKEAERANIYNYYIQKEHDLITGTVLRKDKNTILLNLDKIETVLGPNEQIPGEDYKFNEQIKLYVVEVKNTTKGAQVVVSRTHKDLVKRLFELEVPEIYDGTVEIKSIAREPGSRTKIAVYSNDEDVDAMGACVGPKGTRVQNIVNELKNEKIDIIKWSKLPEEYISNALSPANVLEVIITDEENKEAVVVVDESQLSLAIGKEGQNVRLAAKLTGWKIDIKSKKVEE; encoded by the coding sequence ATGAATGCAGAGTTTATTGAGGCATTAAAAGAAATTGCTAAGAGTAAAGAGATAAGTGAAGATTTTATATTTACTACTTTAGAGGATGCATTAATTGCAGCATATAAGAAAAATTATTCATCTAAAAATGGTGAAGGAAATCAAAATGTTGTTATAGAAATAAATAGGGAGACAGGAGAAAATCATATTTACGCAAGAAAAAATATAGTTGAATATGTAGAAAATGATGTTTGTGAAATTTCCCTTGAAGATGCTAAACAAATAGATCCAAGATATGAAATTGGTGAAGTAGTTAATATTGAAGTTACTCCAAAAGATTTTGGTAGAGTGGCTGCACAATCAGCAAGACAAGTGGTTATTCAAAGAATCAAGGAAGCTGAGAGAGCTAATATATATAATTATTATATTCAAAAAGAACATGACTTAATAACAGGAACAGTACTTAGAAAAGATAAAAATACTATTTTATTAAATTTAGATAAAATAGAAACTGTTTTAGGACCAAATGAACAAATTCCAGGTGAGGATTATAAGTTCAATGAACAAATAAAACTATATGTTGTAGAAGTTAAAAATACAACAAAAGGTGCACAAGTAGTTGTATCAAGAACTCATAAGGATTTAGTTAAAAGATTATTTGAATTAGAAGTACCAGAAATATATGATGGAACAGTTGAAATTAAGTCTATAGCTAGAGAACCAGGTTCTAGAACAAAAATTGCTGTTTATTCTAATGATGAAGATGTAGATGCAATGGGTGCTTGTGTTGGTCCTAAAGGAACTAGAGTACAAAATATTGTTAATGAATTAAAAAATGAAAAGATAGATATAATTAAATGGAGTAAGCTACCAGAAGAATATATTTCAAATGCGTTATCTCCTGCAAATGTATTGGAAGTAATTATAACAGATGAAGAAAATAAAGAAGCAGTAGTTGTTGTTGATGAAAGTCAATTATCATTAGCAATTGGTAAGGAAGGTCAAAACGTAAGACTTGCTGCTAAGTTAACTGGTTGGAAGATAGATATAAAAAGTAAAAAAGTAGAAGAATAA
- the rimP gene encoding ribosome maturation factor RimP: protein MNGDVFLQRITDLVKPIVEERGYILYHVEYVKEAGENYLRIYIDKEDGGVGLSDCEMVSRRVSELMDENDPIEDKYFLEVSSPGIFRTLFTDEHLKRYTGEQVDIKTKSVFKGKKKFTGILKSFDINNVILSVDGENLEVPREKIKIINLNNFSFSGEN, encoded by the coding sequence ATGAACGGAGATGTATTTTTACAAAGAATCACTGATTTAGTTAAACCAATAGTAGAAGAAAGAGGATATATTTTATATCATGTTGAGTATGTAAAAGAAGCAGGCGAAAATTATTTAAGAATCTACATAGATAAAGAAGATGGTGGTGTAGGCCTTAGTGACTGCGAAATGGTTAGTCGTAGGGTAAGCGAATTAATGGATGAAAATGATCCTATAGAAGATAAATATTTTCTTGAGGTTTCATCTCCAGGAATTTTTAGAACATTATTTACCGATGAACATTTAAAAAGATATACAGGAGAACAAGTTGATATAAAAACTAAGAGTGTATTCAAAGGTAAAAAGAAATTTACAGGAATATTAAAATCTTTTGATATAAATAATGTTATTTTAAGTGTAGATGGTGAGAATTTAGAAGTTCCAAGAGAAAAGATAAAAATAATTAATTTAAATAACTTTAGTTTTAGTGGGGAGAATTAA